A genome region from Pseudomonas pergaminensis includes the following:
- a CDS encoding DMT family transporter encodes MERTSRLNTLDTGTQGWINGFIGVVIFSGSLPATRLAVMEFDPVFLTMIRAAIAAVLGGVLLWLFKEKRPARPQWMSLAVVALGVVIGFPLLTALALQYVTSAHSIVFIGLLPLATAVFGVLRGGERPRPVFWLFSVLGSALVMGYAFAQGLSAAPAGDVLMLLAVLACGLGYAEGAKLSRSLGGWQVICWALVVSLPVVLPLSLVLAPRTFTGISLPAWLSLGYVSLFSMLIGFVFWYRGLAQGGIAAVGQLQLLQPFFGLALAAGLLHEQVSLGMVLVTVAVIGCVAGAKKFAR; translated from the coding sequence ATGGAACGTACCTCTCGCCTCAACACCCTGGACACTGGCACCCAAGGCTGGATCAACGGCTTTATCGGCGTGGTGATTTTCAGCGGCTCATTGCCGGCCACGCGCCTGGCGGTGATGGAATTCGACCCGGTGTTCCTGACCATGATCCGCGCCGCCATCGCGGCCGTTTTGGGGGGAGTGCTGCTGTGGCTGTTCAAGGAGAAACGCCCCGCACGCCCTCAGTGGATGTCGCTGGCGGTCGTCGCCCTTGGCGTGGTGATCGGCTTCCCGCTGCTCACCGCCCTGGCGCTGCAATACGTGACCTCGGCCCACTCCATTGTGTTTATCGGCTTGCTGCCACTGGCCACTGCGGTCTTTGGCGTGCTGCGCGGCGGCGAACGCCCGCGCCCGGTGTTCTGGCTGTTCTCGGTGCTCGGCAGCGCGCTGGTGATGGGTTATGCCTTCGCCCAGGGCCTGAGCGCCGCGCCGGCCGGCGACGTGCTGATGCTGCTGGCGGTATTGGCCTGCGGCCTGGGTTATGCCGAAGGCGCCAAGCTGTCGCGCAGCCTCGGCGGCTGGCAGGTGATCTGTTGGGCGCTGGTGGTGTCGCTTCCCGTGGTGCTGCCCTTGAGCCTGGTGCTGGCGCCGAGAACCTTCACCGGCATCAGCCTGCCAGCCTGGCTGAGCCTAGGCTATGTGTCGCTGTTCAGCATGCTCATCGGCTTCGTGTTCTGGTACCGCGGCCTGGCCCAGGGTGGCATCGCCGCCGTCGGCCAGTTGCAGTTGCTGCAACCGTTTTTCGGCCTGGCGCTGGCGGCAGGCCTGCTGCATGAGCAGGTCAGCCTGGGCATGGTGCTGGTGACGGTCGCGGTGATCGGCTGCGTGGCCGGCGCAAAGAAGTTCGCCCGTTAA
- a CDS encoding PaaI family thioesterase, with amino-acid sequence MHAPSLQDITAPEGICYGCGGSNPHGLHIKSRWDADGIHLVAEHLPEAQYSGWPDLVYGGLIAMLVDCHSNWTAMAYHYRAEQREPGSLPRIDCVTGNLGIKFIKPTPMGVTLTLRARVEGDVGRKTRVICEVHAGDVLTAVGDSIFVRVDTGQLAAAAHGREG; translated from the coding sequence ATGCACGCCCCTTCACTCCAGGATATTACCGCGCCGGAAGGCATTTGCTACGGCTGCGGCGGCAGCAACCCCCACGGCTTGCATATCAAGAGCCGTTGGGACGCGGACGGCATCCACCTCGTCGCCGAGCACCTGCCCGAAGCCCAATACAGCGGCTGGCCCGACCTGGTCTACGGCGGCCTGATCGCCATGTTGGTGGACTGCCATTCCAACTGGACCGCCATGGCCTACCACTACCGCGCCGAACAGCGCGAACCCGGCAGCCTGCCGCGCATCGACTGCGTCACCGGCAACCTGGGCATCAAATTCATCAAGCCGACGCCCATGGGCGTCACCCTCACCCTGCGCGCACGGGTCGAGGGCGATGTGGGGCGCAAGACCCGCGTGATCTGCGAGGTACACGCCGGTGACGTGCTCACCGCAGTGGGTGATTCGATCTTCGTGCGTGTCGACACCGGCCAACTGGCCGCCGCCGCCCATGGCCGTGAGGGCTGA
- a CDS encoding TRAP transporter substrate-binding protein: MLKFSRALLCAATLFAAGLAQAADPIVIKFAHVVAENTPKGQGALLFKKLAEERLPGKVKVEVYPNSSLFGDGKEMEALLLGDVQMLAPSLAKFEQYTKQVQIYDLPFLFNDLAAVDRFQAAQGKDLLTSMQDKNILGLAYWHNGLKQLSSNKALHEPKDARGLKFRVQASSVLEEQFKAIRANPRKMSFAEVYQGLQTGTVNGTENTWSNYESQKVNEVQKYFTESNHGLIDYMVITNAKFWNGLPPDIRTTLDQIMVEVTVEVNKQAEALNQSAKQKIVDAKTSEIIELTPEQRQLWREAMRPVWQKFEGEIGADLIKAADASNQ, from the coding sequence ATGCTCAAGTTTTCACGGGCGCTGCTGTGCGCCGCCACCTTATTTGCCGCAGGCCTGGCCCAGGCGGCGGACCCGATTGTCATCAAGTTCGCCCACGTCGTCGCCGAAAACACCCCCAAGGGCCAGGGCGCGCTGCTGTTCAAAAAGCTCGCCGAGGAACGCCTGCCGGGCAAGGTCAAGGTCGAGGTGTACCCGAACTCGTCGCTGTTCGGCGACGGCAAGGAAATGGAAGCGCTGCTGCTGGGCGATGTGCAGATGCTGGCACCGTCCCTGGCCAAGTTCGAGCAATACACCAAGCAAGTGCAGATCTATGACCTGCCGTTCCTGTTCAACGACCTGGCCGCCGTCGACCGCTTCCAGGCCGCCCAGGGCAAAGACCTGCTGACGTCGATGCAGGACAAGAACATCCTTGGCCTGGCCTATTGGCACAACGGCCTCAAGCAACTCTCGTCGAACAAGGCACTGCATGAACCCAAGGACGCCCGTGGCCTGAAGTTCCGCGTGCAGGCTTCCAGCGTGCTCGAAGAGCAGTTCAAGGCGATCCGTGCCAACCCACGCAAGATGAGCTTTGCCGAGGTCTACCAAGGCCTGCAGACCGGCACCGTCAACGGCACCGAGAACACCTGGTCGAACTATGAAAGCCAGAAGGTCAACGAGGTGCAGAAGTACTTCACCGAGTCCAACCATGGCCTGATCGACTACATGGTGATCACTAACGCCAAGTTCTGGAACGGCCTGCCACCGGATATCCGCACCACCCTGGACCAGATCATGGTCGAGGTCACCGTCGAGGTGAACAAACAGGCCGAGGCGCTGAACCAGTCGGCCAAGCAGAAGATCGTCGACGCCAAGACCAGCGAAATCATCGAACTGACCCCGGAGCAACGCCAGCTGTGGCGCGAAGCCATGCGCCCGGTGTGGCAGAAGTTCGAGGGCGAAATCGGCGCTGACCTGATCAAGGCGGCAGACGCCTCCAACCAGTAA
- a CDS encoding nuclear transport factor 2 family protein, with amino-acid sequence MQNVKVLIGFLCLFTGYVAAAPAPAEKDVAQAVDQLTQAMLHLDLKQLHALTADKLTYGHSSGKVQNKDQFIADLETHTSAFKTLEMQNQTITLQGDTALVRNHFHALAVNSGVEVPTDIDNFQVWQKQKGKWLLIGRQAYKY; translated from the coding sequence ATGCAAAACGTCAAAGTGCTGATCGGTTTTCTGTGCCTGTTCACCGGTTATGTCGCAGCCGCGCCTGCCCCTGCCGAAAAGGATGTGGCCCAAGCGGTCGACCAACTGACCCAAGCCATGCTTCACCTGGACCTCAAGCAGCTTCACGCGCTGACCGCCGACAAGCTCACCTACGGCCACTCCAGCGGCAAGGTGCAGAACAAAGATCAATTCATCGCTGACCTGGAAACCCACACCAGCGCGTTCAAGACCCTGGAAATGCAAAACCAGACCATCACCCTGCAAGGCGACACCGCACTGGTGCGCAACCACTTCCACGCCCTGGCGGTGAACAGCGGTGTCGAAGTGCCGACGGATATCGACAACTTCCAGGTGTGGCAGAAGCAGAAAGGCAAATGGCTGCTGATCGGGCGTCAGGCTTACAAGTACTGA
- a CDS encoding DUF6434 domain-containing protein, with amino-acid sequence MDFDWHSDTLTRATPVTPHYKNTQNVRRFMREHCGPGFKFDRPFMAWIRNEVPKTLGDVVDEWQRRNEDSRP; translated from the coding sequence ATGGATTTTGACTGGCACAGCGACACGCTCACCCGCGCCACTCCGGTAACCCCACACTACAAAAACACTCAAAACGTCCGCCGCTTCATGCGTGAACACTGCGGCCCAGGGTTCAAATTCGACCGGCCGTTCATGGCCTGGATCCGCAACGAGGTGCCCAAGACCCTGGGCGACGTGGTGGACGAGTGGCAACGCCGAAACGAGGATTCACGCCCATGA
- a CDS encoding LysR family transcriptional regulator — protein MLRSHLPLNALRAFEASARHLSFTRAAIELCVTQAAVSHQVKSLEAQLNLTLFKRLPRGLMLTREGETLLPVLRESFDRIAHTLGQFEGGHYREVLTVGAVGTFAVGWLLPRLADFQRRYPFIDLRLSTHNNRVDVAAEGLDYAIRFGAGAWHGTDACELLEAPLTVLCVPQLAEQLQAPADLLKHTLLRSYRADEWSLWFQAAGLPADTLVPRSIVFDSSLAMMEAALQGMGVALAPAMMFSRQLESDVIRQPFDVGITTGSYWLTRLQSRAETSAMLAFKGWLRDTVNA, from the coding sequence ATGCTGCGTTCACATTTGCCCCTCAATGCCCTGCGCGCATTCGAGGCTTCCGCCCGCCACCTGAGCTTTACCCGGGCGGCCATCGAGTTGTGCGTGACCCAGGCGGCGGTCAGCCACCAGGTGAAAAGCCTGGAGGCGCAACTTAATCTCACATTATTCAAGCGCCTGCCACGGGGCCTTATGCTGACGCGCGAAGGGGAAACCTTATTGCCGGTGTTGCGTGAGTCCTTCGACCGCATCGCCCATACGCTCGGCCAGTTTGAGGGGGGGCACTACCGCGAGGTCCTCACCGTGGGGGCGGTCGGCACCTTCGCGGTCGGCTGGTTGCTGCCGCGTCTGGCGGACTTCCAACGCCGTTATCCCTTTATCGACCTGCGCCTTTCCACCCACAACAACCGCGTCGACGTTGCCGCCGAGGGCCTGGACTATGCGATCCGCTTTGGCGCAGGTGCCTGGCACGGCACGGACGCCTGCGAACTGCTGGAGGCGCCGCTGACGGTGCTCTGCGTGCCACAACTCGCCGAGCAACTGCAGGCACCCGCCGACCTGTTGAAGCACACCTTGTTGCGCTCCTACCGCGCCGATGAGTGGAGCCTGTGGTTCCAGGCCGCCGGGTTGCCCGCCGATACCCTGGTGCCACGCAGCATCGTGTTCGATTCTTCGTTGGCGATGATGGAGGCAGCCTTGCAAGGCATGGGCGTAGCGTTGGCACCGGCGATGATGTTCTCGCGGCAACTGGAGAGCGACGTCATCCGCCAACCGTTCGATGTCGGCATTACCACCGGCAGCTACTGGCTGACCCGCCTGCAATCGCGGGCTGAGACCTCGGCGATGTTGGCATTCAAGGGCTGGTTGCGCGACACCGTCAATGCCTAG
- a CDS encoding TRAP transporter small permease, giving the protein MQTLRRVWEHLEEGFIAFLLAAMTLVTFVYVMLNNIYTLFFALADKWAFSSNFFNALGDHTMTWAQDMTWSVALTKAMFGWLIFFGISYGVRTAGHLGVDALVKLTKRPVQRVLGMLACLCCLAYAGLFMVASYKWVSAVMGAHIGAEDLDQYGVDVGDIVIIVPIGFAMVFIRYLEIFYRIFTHRQVGLGLADEAGEASKLAGSHEERH; this is encoded by the coding sequence ATGCAAACGCTAAGGCGCGTCTGGGAGCACCTGGAGGAAGGTTTTATCGCCTTCCTGCTGGCCGCCATGACCCTGGTGACATTCGTCTACGTCATGCTCAACAACATCTACACGCTGTTCTTTGCCCTGGCCGACAAGTGGGCCTTCAGCAGCAACTTCTTCAATGCCCTGGGCGATCACACCATGACCTGGGCCCAGGACATGACCTGGAGCGTGGCGCTGACCAAGGCCATGTTCGGTTGGCTGATTTTCTTCGGTATTTCCTACGGTGTGCGCACCGCCGGCCACCTTGGCGTGGACGCACTGGTCAAGCTGACCAAGCGCCCGGTGCAGCGCGTGCTCGGCATGCTCGCGTGCCTGTGCTGCCTGGCCTACGCCGGGCTGTTCATGGTCGCCAGCTACAAGTGGGTGAGTGCGGTGATGGGCGCGCATATCGGCGCCGAAGACCTCGATCAGTACGGCGTTGATGTGGGCGATATCGTGATCATCGTGCCCATCGGTTTCGCCATGGTGTTTATCCGCTACCTGGAAATTTTCTACCGCATCTTTACCCACCGTCAGGTCGGGTTGGGGCTGGCCGACGAGGCCGGTGAGGCCAGCAAGTTGGCCGGCAGCCATGAGGAGCGTCACTGA
- the dctM gene encoding C4-dicarboxylate TRAP transporter large permease protein DctM, translated as MAVLCLFLLLFVFMFLGVPIAISLGLSGAVSILMFSQDSVSSLAIKLFETSDAYTFLAIPFFLLSGAFMTTGGVAQRLIDFANACVGHIRGGLAIAAVLACMLFAALSGSSPATVAAVGSIAVAGMVRSGYPKEFGAGIICNAGTLGILIPPSIVMVVYSAATETSVGKLFMAGVIPGLLLGLMLMIAIYIVARIKKLPAQPRATFREWLTCARRAFWGLLLLVIILGGIYSGMFTPTEAAAVAAVYSAFVALFVYKDMKLRDCPKVLLESGRLAIMLMFIIANAMLFAHVLTTEQIPQEITAWVISEGLTPIGFLIMVNVVLLVAGSFMEPSAIVLILAPIFFPIAMKLGIDPIHLGIVMVVNMEIGLVHPPVGLNLFVTSAVTGLTLGQTIRAALPWLMILLVFLIMVTYLPFISLALPHWLGM; from the coding sequence ATGGCCGTGCTCTGTCTGTTTTTGCTGTTATTCGTGTTTATGTTCCTGGGCGTGCCCATCGCGATTTCCCTGGGCCTGTCCGGCGCGGTGTCGATCCTGATGTTCAGCCAGGACTCGGTGAGCTCCCTGGCGATCAAGCTGTTCGAGACCTCTGACGCCTACACCTTTTTGGCGATTCCGTTTTTCCTGCTGTCCGGCGCGTTCATGACCACCGGTGGCGTGGCGCAACGCCTGATCGACTTCGCCAACGCCTGTGTCGGGCATATTCGCGGTGGCCTGGCGATTGCGGCGGTGCTGGCGTGCATGCTGTTTGCGGCATTGTCGGGGTCGTCACCGGCGACGGTGGCGGCGGTGGGCTCGATTGCCGTGGCGGGCATGGTGCGTTCCGGTTACCCGAAAGAGTTCGGCGCCGGAATCATCTGTAACGCGGGTACGCTGGGCATCCTGATTCCGCCGTCGATTGTGATGGTGGTGTACTCGGCCGCGACGGAAACGTCGGTGGGCAAGCTGTTCATGGCCGGCGTGATTCCGGGCTTGCTGCTGGGGCTGATGTTGATGATCGCGATCTACATCGTCGCGCGCATCAAGAAGCTGCCGGCCCAGCCACGGGCGACCTTTCGCGAGTGGCTGACCTGCGCACGCCGCGCCTTCTGGGGCCTGTTATTGCTGGTGATCATCCTCGGCGGCATCTACAGCGGCATGTTCACCCCGACCGAAGCGGCAGCGGTGGCGGCGGTGTACTCGGCGTTTGTCGCGCTGTTCGTCTACAAGGACATGAAGCTGCGCGATTGCCCCAAGGTGCTGCTGGAGTCCGGGCGCCTGGCGATCATGCTGATGTTTATCATCGCCAACGCCATGCTCTTTGCCCATGTGCTGACCACCGAGCAGATCCCCCAGGAAATCACCGCGTGGGTGATCTCTGAAGGGCTGACGCCGATTGGTTTCCTGATCATGGTCAACGTGGTGCTGCTGGTGGCGGGGAGCTTCATGGAACCGTCCGCCATCGTGTTGATCCTGGCGCCGATCTTCTTCCCGATTGCGATGAAACTGGGCATCGATCCGATTCACCTGGGGATCGTGATGGTCGTGAACATGGAGATCGGCCTGGTGCATCCGCCAGTAGGATTGAACCTGTTCGTGACCTCGGCGGTGACCGGGTTGACGCTGGGGCAGACCATTCGGGCGGCGCTGCCGTGGCTGATGATTCTGTTGGTGTTCCTGATCATGGTCACCTACCTGCCGTTTATCTCTCTGGCGCTGCCGCACTGGCTCGGCATGTAG
- the yghX gene encoding YghX family hydrolase, which produces MTRLTAKDFAPELLELYDGYAHGKINRREFLDRAALFTFGGLTASALLAALSPNYALAEQVKFTDPDIVADYITYPSPTGNGTVRGYLVRPAKATGKLPAVVVVHENRGLNPYIEDVARRLAKAGFIALAPDGLTSVGGYPGNDEKGVELQQKVDPTKLMNDFFAAIEWLMHHDSSTGKVGITGFCYGGGVTNAAAVAYPELGAAVSFYGRQPEAKDVARIKAPIMLHYGELDTRINEGWPAYEKALKAAGTPYEAYIYKGANHGFHNDSTPRYDEAAANLAWERTLGWFRKYLV; this is translated from the coding sequence ATGACTCGTCTGACCGCGAAAGACTTTGCCCCCGAACTGCTGGAACTCTATGACGGCTACGCCCACGGCAAGATCAACCGCCGCGAATTTCTCGACCGCGCGGCGCTGTTCACCTTTGGTGGCCTCACCGCCTCCGCCCTGCTGGCGGCGCTGAGCCCCAACTACGCGCTGGCCGAACAGGTGAAATTCACCGACCCGGACATCGTCGCCGACTACATCACCTACCCCTCGCCCACAGGCAACGGCACCGTGCGCGGCTATCTCGTGCGCCCGGCCAAGGCCACAGGCAAATTGCCCGCAGTGGTGGTGGTTCACGAAAACCGCGGCCTCAACCCTTATATCGAAGACGTCGCCCGACGCCTGGCCAAGGCCGGCTTCATCGCCCTGGCGCCCGACGGCCTGACCTCGGTCGGCGGCTACCCCGGCAACGATGAAAAAGGCGTGGAACTGCAGCAGAAGGTCGACCCGACCAAGCTGATGAACGACTTCTTCGCCGCCATCGAATGGCTGATGCACCACGACAGCAGCACCGGCAAAGTCGGCATCACCGGCTTCTGCTACGGCGGTGGCGTGACCAATGCGGCCGCCGTGGCATACCCGGAACTGGGCGCAGCGGTGTCGTTCTATGGGCGCCAGCCAGAGGCCAAGGATGTGGCGCGAATCAAGGCGCCGATCATGCTGCACTACGGTGAGTTGGACACGCGGATCAATGAAGGCTGGCCGGCTTACGAGAAAGCGTTGAAGGCAGCCGGCACTCCCTATGAAGCGTATATCTACAAGGGCGCCAACCACGGCTTCCATAATGATTCGACGCCGCGTTATGACGAAGCGGCGGCGAATCTGGCGTGGGAGAGGACGCTGGGATGGTTCCGCAAATACCTCGTCTAG
- a CDS encoding aminotransferase-like domain-containing protein, producing the protein MPRARYKSLVDRFAADIRSGKMPPGTRLPTHRQLAAEQGLALVTASRVYTELEAMGLVSGETGRGTFVREISLPPGQGSGQMTVAAGMLDLNFNYPSLPGQADLLRTALRQLALSGDLEALLRYQPHAGRQHERAAFARHLLSRGLSVEADQVLLVSGAQHGLAVTLMALLKPGDVIAVDALTYSGFKVLAETLHLEIVAIPVTPTGPDLEALQNLCRKRPVRAVYSMPTLHNPLGWVMDLTQRERLVSIARQHNLVIIEDAAYAFLVEDPPPPVATLAPERTVYVGGLSKSVATGLRVGFVAAPMESVKTLERTIMATTWNVPGVMSAMAVAWLEDGTVAQLEAQKREDAQARQALAAQVFKGLTTISHPSSYFLWLPLAEDARADQVAMTLQRDNISVSTAEPFAVSGHVPHALRLALGSVTMPALHEALVKVRKVVAW; encoded by the coding sequence ATGCCCCGCGCCCGCTATAAATCCCTGGTCGACCGGTTCGCCGCAGACATCCGCAGCGGAAAGATGCCGCCCGGTACGCGCCTGCCGACTCACCGCCAGTTGGCTGCCGAACAGGGTCTGGCGCTGGTCACTGCCAGTCGGGTCTATACCGAGTTGGAGGCCATGGGGCTGGTCAGTGGTGAGACCGGGCGTGGCACCTTTGTGCGCGAAATCTCGCTGCCACCGGGGCAGGGCAGTGGGCAGATGACGGTGGCTGCGGGGATGCTCGACCTCAACTTCAATTACCCCTCGTTGCCGGGCCAGGCAGACCTGTTGCGCACGGCGTTGCGCCAGTTAGCGTTATCCGGCGACCTCGAAGCCCTGCTGCGTTACCAGCCCCATGCCGGGCGCCAGCATGAGCGTGCTGCATTCGCACGGCATTTGCTCAGCCGAGGATTGAGCGTGGAGGCCGACCAGGTGCTGCTGGTCAGCGGCGCCCAACACGGCTTGGCGGTCACTCTGATGGCGTTGCTCAAGCCCGGGGATGTGATCGCGGTGGATGCGCTGACCTACTCGGGCTTCAAGGTACTGGCCGAAACCCTGCACCTGGAAATTGTCGCGATCCCGGTGACGCCGACCGGCCCGGACCTGGAAGCCTTGCAAAACCTTTGTCGCAAGCGCCCGGTGCGCGCCGTATACAGCATGCCGACCCTGCACAATCCCCTCGGTTGGGTGATGGATCTGACCCAACGCGAACGGCTGGTGTCCATCGCCCGTCAGCACAATCTGGTGATCATTGAAGACGCGGCTTACGCGTTCCTCGTTGAAGACCCACCGCCCCCGGTGGCGACGCTGGCGCCGGAGCGCACGGTGTATGTGGGTGGGCTGTCAAAAAGCGTGGCGACGGGCCTACGCGTGGGGTTTGTCGCGGCGCCGATGGAATCGGTAAAGACGCTGGAGCGGACCATCATGGCCACCACCTGGAATGTACCCGGCGTGATGAGCGCCATGGCGGTGGCATGGCTGGAGGATGGCACCGTGGCACAGCTTGAGGCGCAAAAGCGCGAGGACGCCCAGGCACGCCAGGCTTTGGCCGCTCAGGTGTTCAAAGGGCTGACCACCATCAGCCATCCCTCGTCGTATTTTCTATGGCTGCCGTTGGCGGAAGACGCCCGGGCCGATCAGGTCGCCATGACCTTGCAGCGCGACAATATTTCAGTGTCCACCGCCGAGCCGTTTGCCGTCTCGGGACATGTCCCGCATGCGTTGCGGTTGGCCTTGGGTTCGGTGACCATGCCGGCGCTGCATGAGGCATTGGTGAAAGTGCGCAAGGTGGTGGCGTGGTGA
- the ampC gene encoding class C beta-lactamase produces the protein MNTSVRNFLFSALFIGSGTCTAATDLRKVVDSSVEPLMQQQGIAGLSVAVVDKGKVQYFNYGIANKDNQQPVTQDTLFEIGSVSKTFTATLGGYAEANNKLKLSDKASQHLAALKGSAFDRISLLQLATYTPGGLPLQFPDAADSANTMLGYFQHWKPTYAPGEQRLYSNPSIGLFGYLSAQSLGQPFDKAMEKTLLPKLGLNNTYVSVPADKAGAYAQGYDKDHKPVRVGPGALDSEAYGIKTSTQDLAHYVIVNMHPQTLEKPLQQAIATTHTGYYKVNGMTQGLGWEYYPYPIKLQALIEGDSTPMAMEPHKVKWLSPAQVQPANVLYNKTGSTRGFGAYVAYVPSKDIGVVILANKNYPNAERVKVAHAILSALDH, from the coding sequence ATGAACACCAGCGTACGAAATTTCCTGTTTTCAGCCCTTTTTATCGGCTCCGGAACCTGCACGGCCGCCACCGACCTGCGCAAGGTCGTGGACAGTAGCGTCGAGCCCCTGATGCAGCAGCAAGGCATCGCCGGCCTGTCAGTGGCCGTCGTAGACAAAGGCAAGGTGCAATACTTTAACTACGGAATCGCCAACAAGGACAACCAGCAACCCGTTACCCAAGACACATTGTTCGAGATCGGCTCGGTCAGCAAAACCTTTACCGCCACCCTGGGCGGCTACGCCGAGGCCAATAACAAGCTGAAGCTTTCGGACAAGGCCAGCCAGCATCTTGCAGCACTCAAGGGCAGCGCCTTTGACCGCATCAGCCTGCTGCAACTCGCCACCTACACCCCCGGCGGCCTGCCATTGCAGTTCCCGGACGCCGCTGACAGTGCCAACACCATGCTCGGCTATTTTCAGCATTGGAAACCCACCTACGCTCCGGGTGAGCAGCGTCTTTACTCCAACCCGAGCATTGGTCTGTTCGGCTACCTCAGCGCACAAAGCCTGGGCCAGCCGTTCGACAAGGCCATGGAAAAAACCCTGCTGCCCAAGTTGGGCCTGAACAACACCTACGTCAGCGTGCCTGCCGACAAAGCCGGCGCCTACGCCCAAGGCTATGACAAGGACCACAAACCTGTCCGCGTCGGCCCTGGCGCGCTGGACAGTGAGGCCTACGGCATCAAGACCAGTACTCAGGACCTGGCGCACTACGTGATAGTGAACATGCACCCACAAACCCTGGAGAAGCCGCTGCAACAGGCCATCGCTACCACACACACCGGTTACTACAAGGTCAACGGTATGACCCAGGGCCTGGGCTGGGAGTACTACCCTTACCCGATCAAGCTGCAAGCGCTGATAGAGGGCGACTCCACGCCAATGGCAATGGAGCCGCACAAGGTGAAGTGGCTGAGTCCAGCCCAGGTGCAACCGGCAAACGTGCTGTACAACAAAACCGGCTCGACCCGTGGCTTTGGTGCCTACGTGGCGTACGTGCCAAGCAAGGATATCGGCGTGGTGATTCTAGCCAACAAGAACTACCCGAACGCGGAACGAGTGAAAGTGGCCCATGCGATCTTGAGTGCGTTGGACCACTAA
- a CDS encoding RidA family protein has product MTPDEKYQAAQQRLGYQLDEFKVGGNYTPLVRDANHLYISGQIPRVGDAIVLPGKVGDTLTLAQAQIAAGISALRCLGLLKQALGSLDQVKAILRITVYVRSAEDFDQQSEVANGASDLLHEILGAAGVHTRTSIGVMQLPKSAAVEIDMIAVAHG; this is encoded by the coding sequence ATGACACCCGACGAAAAATACCAGGCCGCCCAGCAACGTCTCGGCTATCAGCTGGATGAATTCAAAGTCGGTGGCAACTACACGCCACTGGTCCGGGACGCCAACCACCTGTACATCAGCGGCCAGATTCCCCGGGTCGGCGATGCCATCGTGCTGCCGGGCAAGGTCGGAGACACCTTGACCTTGGCCCAGGCGCAAATCGCCGCCGGGATCAGTGCATTGCGCTGCCTGGGTTTGCTCAAGCAGGCCTTGGGTTCGCTGGACCAGGTCAAGGCAATCCTGCGCATCACCGTGTATGTGCGCAGTGCCGAGGATTTTGACCAGCAGAGTGAAGTGGCCAACGGCGCGTCGGACTTGCTGCACGAAATTCTCGGCGCTGCCGGAGTGCATACGCGCACCTCGATTGGCGTGATGCAGTTGCCGAAATCGGCGGCGGTGGAGATCGATATGATTGCGGTGGCGCACGGTTGA
- a CDS encoding YceI family protein, which translates to MKRRMSPVAVLALILAYGASAQAVEYKDVNRTASQISFTYQQLGQRVYGTFSDFEGTLNFDTQQPEAGHALLKIQLASIDAGSPDANDELQRASWFDTATYPVGVYESTGVKALGDNRYMISGHLTIKGTTRPVDVDVVLKEQGGIGVFDGEFILKRGDFKIGEGEWAGNSVVSNDINIKFKMVAPQR; encoded by the coding sequence ATGAAACGACGAATGTCCCCGGTCGCGGTACTGGCCTTGATCCTTGCCTATGGCGCCAGCGCACAAGCGGTGGAGTACAAGGACGTCAACCGCACCGCCAGCCAGATCAGCTTTACCTACCAGCAATTGGGGCAGCGCGTATACGGCACCTTCAGCGACTTCGAGGGCACCTTGAACTTCGACACGCAGCAGCCGGAAGCCGGGCATGCGTTGCTCAAGATCCAGCTTGCCAGCATCGACGCCGGCAGCCCGGACGCCAACGACGAACTGCAGCGCGCGTCCTGGTTCGATACCGCGACCTACCCGGTGGGCGTGTACGAATCCACCGGCGTCAAGGCCCTGGGGGACAACCGCTACATGATCAGCGGCCACCTGACCATCAAGGGCACCACGCGCCCGGTGGACGTTGACGTGGTGCTCAAGGAACAGGGCGGCATTGGTGTGTTCGACGGTGAGTTCATCCTCAAGCGCGGCGATTTCAAGATAGGCGAGGGCGAGTGGGCCGGCAACAGCGTGGTGTCCAATGACATCAACATCAAGTTCAAGATGGTCGCTCCGCAGCGTTAA